A genomic stretch from Malus domestica chromosome 15, GDT2T_hap1 includes:
- the LOC139191850 gene encoding uncharacterized protein, with protein sequence MIFIRRHIHDALQTEYLAEEDPCSLWVALADRFDHQNDIFLPEARHDWQHLRFQDFKSVNEYNSEVCRIQSLLKLCNETLTKEGLLEKTYSTFSASNIVLQQQYRAQKFTKFSNLISVLLFAEKQNQLLMKNHQAQPTRATTVPEAHYSTNQHPTCQKRHGRGDQKPSHKGQ encoded by the coding sequence atgatcttcatccgaagacatatccatgacgctctgcaaactgagtaccttgctgaggaggatccatgTTCATTATGGgttgctttggctgatcgtttcgatcaccaaaatgacatattcttgcctgaagcaagacatgactggcagcacttgcgcttccaagactttaagtctgtgaatgaatataattctgaagtttgtcgaatccaatCACTTCTTAAgctttgcaatgaaactttgactaaAGAGggtctcctggagaagacctactcgaccttctctgcttctaatattgtcctgcagcaacaatatagagctcagaagttcaccaagttctcgaatttgatctctgttttactttttGCTGAAAAacagaaccagctgttgatgaagaatcatcaagctcaaccTACTAGGGCTACtactgtgcctgaagcacattatagcactaatcagcacccaacATGCCAAAAGAGGCATGGTAGAGGTgaccagaagccatcccacaaAGGTCAatag